Proteins encoded together in one Fimbriimonadia bacterium window:
- a CDS encoding PEP-CTERM sorting domain-containing protein, with amino-acid sequence MSIRNTVVLGLAMALATSSFAAYEARLYFKNATTGMSNAGAVMANPGDLIEIWYYFNDLDDNPPFQWGTLQITLVLDNQIMTDADANTWDAEVTSKFTPPAQFPIKIGHQPDYGPMYDWAVDPSDSTKPFVANRGLYYLAGVSGQSANARNFNKMLFDFVVGPALPNEVLDWYWAGRNTGTGLSTRILDGVGASVTITDNYVKIVPEPGSIAAIATGLVGLLALRRRK; translated from the coding sequence ATGAGCATTCGAAACACGGTAGTCCTCGGGCTGGCGATGGCGCTGGCGACCAGTTCCTTCGCAGCGTACGAGGCAAGGCTCTACTTCAAGAACGCTACGACCGGCATGAGCAACGCGGGCGCGGTTATGGCCAACCCCGGCGACTTGATCGAGATCTGGTACTACTTCAACGATCTGGATGACAACCCGCCGTTCCAGTGGGGAACTCTGCAGATAACGTTGGTCCTGGACAACCAGATCATGACGGACGCTGACGCGAACACCTGGGACGCGGAAGTCACGAGCAAGTTCACGCCTCCGGCGCAGTTCCCGATCAAGATCGGTCACCAGCCCGACTACGGCCCGATGTACGACTGGGCCGTCGACCCCAGCGACAGCACCAAGCCCTTCGTGGCGAACCGCGGCCTGTACTATCTCGCCGGCGTCTCTGGGCAGTCGGCCAATGCTCGCAACTTCAACAAGATGCTGTTCGACTTCGTCGTCGGCCCTGCGCTGCCGAACGAGGTTCTGGACTGGTACTGGGCTGGCCGCAATACGGGTACTGGCCTTTCGACCCGCATTCTGGACGGCGTCGGCGCTTCCGTGACGATCACGGACAACTACGTCAAGATCGTTCCCGAGCCGGGCAGCATTGCTGCGATCGCAACCGGCCTCGTGGGCCTTCTGGCCCTGCGCCGCCGCAAGTAA
- the mnmE gene encoding tRNA uridine-5-carboxymethylaminomethyl(34) synthesis GTPase MnmE translates to MDTDTIAAIATPAGVGSIGIVRLSGPDAFAIARRLFQGPDIQAGRIVHGRLRAPNGEMVDEVVLLPYAAPHSYTGEDVVEFCCHGGVTCPPAALRLCLQVGARMAGPGEFTQRAFLNGKLDLAQAEAVCDLINATAEAQRRLATRQLEGELSRAVRSIADRITAVIAAAEAAVDFAEEVGELDAQQALDGLTQAHAAIQELRAGYRQGRMIRDGVVVAIVGLPNVGKSSLLNALLGTERAIVTDIPGTTRDTIEDRILLDGVPITLWDTAGLREATDPVEQIGVRRTEEAIERADYLLLVLSPDDWRDPANTRLARVQGVGRTLVVLNQIDRGLIEEVESTFPDVISVSALTGAGLDRLRLALRERILGGAPLDSALVSRERHLTALEEAQTSIEAARRTLEEDMPSDLVTIHLREALDALGLITGETVTADLVERIFADFCVGK, encoded by the coding sequence ATGGACACCGATACCATTGCCGCCATCGCGACGCCAGCGGGCGTGGGAAGCATTGGAATCGTGCGGCTCTCGGGCCCCGACGCCTTCGCAATCGCGCGGCGACTCTTCCAAGGACCGGACATCCAGGCGGGTCGCATCGTGCACGGCCGCCTCCGCGCACCAAACGGCGAGATGGTGGACGAGGTGGTGCTGCTGCCCTATGCGGCTCCACACAGCTACACCGGTGAGGACGTCGTGGAGTTCTGTTGCCACGGTGGTGTTACCTGCCCGCCAGCAGCCTTGCGCCTCTGCCTGCAAGTCGGAGCGCGTATGGCAGGCCCCGGTGAGTTCACGCAACGTGCATTTTTGAATGGAAAGCTCGACCTGGCTCAGGCGGAAGCGGTGTGCGACCTGATCAACGCGACCGCCGAGGCGCAGCGACGACTCGCGACGCGCCAGCTCGAGGGCGAACTCAGCCGTGCGGTCCGTTCCATCGCCGACCGCATCACGGCGGTAATCGCTGCCGCTGAAGCTGCCGTCGACTTCGCCGAAGAGGTCGGCGAACTGGACGCTCAGCAGGCCCTCGATGGACTTACGCAGGCCCATGCAGCCATCCAGGAGCTTCGTGCGGGCTACCGTCAGGGGCGAATGATTCGCGATGGCGTCGTAGTAGCCATCGTCGGCCTGCCGAACGTGGGGAAGTCCAGCCTGCTCAACGCGCTCCTCGGTACTGAGCGAGCTATTGTGACGGACATCCCAGGCACGACACGTGACACCATCGAGGACCGAATCCTGCTCGATGGCGTTCCAATAACGCTGTGGGACACCGCCGGCCTGCGAGAGGCGACGGATCCCGTCGAGCAGATAGGCGTCCGTCGCACGGAAGAAGCTATCGAGCGCGCGGACTACCTCCTACTGGTCCTCAGCCCGGATGACTGGCGGGACCCCGCCAATACTCGTCTCGCCCGTGTTCAGGGTGTCGGTCGGACGTTGGTGGTGCTCAACCAGATTGACCGTGGCCTCATCGAGGAAGTTGAGTCGACATTCCCGGATGTCATCTCTGTCTCCGCGCTGACCGGCGCGGGGCTGGACCGGCTTCGTTTGGCGTTGCGCGAGAGGATCTTGGGAGGCGCGCCGCTAGACTCGGCTCTGGTGAGCCGGGAGAGGCACTTGACGGCGCTGGAAGAAGCCCAGACATCAATAGAGGCAGCCCGGAGAACCCTCGAGGAGGACATGCCCTCGGACCTCGTGACCATCCACCTGCGCGAGGCCCTCGATGCGCTCGGTCTCATTACGGGAGAGACCGTTACCGCAGACCTCGTGGAGCGAATCTTCGCCGACTTCTGCGTGGGCAAGTAG
- a CDS encoding PEP-CTERM sorting domain-containing protein, with protein MKIRNVVVASALAALLTAPSFAGYQVRLWFENVTKGTSNAGALISAPGDQIAIKYRFFADDQTGNTEKWGTFQATIILDGKTIMTDAQANTWATQVNSVLTPPTHFPIKVFWQPDYGDMYDNAVDPSNDEYPKIATKGLYALIGVAGNREASWNFNRTLFTFNVAPGAAMNEELHWAFENRITGTGLSTRILDYQGASVLITDNYVKVVPEPSTFAAIATGLVGLLALRRRK; from the coding sequence ATGAAGATCCGAAACGTCGTGGTTGCCAGCGCCCTCGCCGCGCTACTGACCGCCCCGAGCTTTGCAGGCTATCAGGTTCGCCTGTGGTTCGAGAACGTTACCAAGGGTACGAGCAACGCTGGTGCGTTGATATCTGCCCCTGGCGACCAGATCGCCATCAAGTACCGATTCTTCGCAGACGACCAGACCGGCAATACCGAGAAGTGGGGAACCTTCCAGGCGACCATTATTCTCGACGGGAAGACCATCATGACCGACGCGCAGGCCAACACCTGGGCAACGCAAGTGAACAGCGTGCTGACGCCGCCGACACACTTCCCGATCAAGGTGTTCTGGCAGCCGGATTACGGCGACATGTACGACAACGCCGTGGACCCGAGCAACGACGAGTATCCGAAAATCGCGACGAAGGGCCTCTATGCGCTGATCGGCGTCGCAGGCAACCGCGAAGCCTCTTGGAACTTCAACCGCACGCTGTTCACGTTCAACGTGGCACCCGGCGCGGCAATGAACGAGGAGCTTCACTGGGCGTTCGAGAACCGGATCACCGGTACCGGCCTGTCGACTCGTATCCTCGACTACCAGGGCGCCTCGGTCCTGATCACCGACAATTACGTCAAGGTCGTCCCCGAGCCGTCCACCTTCGCTGCGATTGCCACTGGCCTCGTCGGGCTTCTCGCCCTTCGCCGCCGCAAGTAG
- a CDS encoding SLBB domain-containing protein: protein MRFWLVGLLLVGLCVGSLAQQRIAVGDKLNVVVSDSKELTGEYVVSTDGTILMPFIGAVEVLGLTTDAAAAKIRKILADQRVLLDPRVSVILSGEPPKVASVTGAVQKPGDYPVTTTSTLEDLLQQAQPTPNADLAAVRLTLPDGTVQVVDYRAFQAAGRTEGNPVVPAGSKVYVAIRPAVQEVTVLGAVLKPGIVKHTESMTLADALKAAGGTKADADLTRIKVQKADGRTLEINLTQVGGNAPITPGDQVFVPMLAASSYVMVRGAVGNPGLVPYKEKMTVTEALYGAGKPLESARLDRVEVKRIESGREQTIKVNVASVLRGQASDVELKAGDTVIVPFPPKAISVGEAINYAWILLSLILILRKL from the coding sequence ATGAGATTCTGGTTGGTCGGACTGCTGTTGGTCGGGCTGTGCGTTGGGTCGTTGGCACAGCAGAGGATAGCGGTAGGTGACAAGCTCAACGTGGTGGTATCGGACAGCAAGGAGCTGACGGGCGAGTACGTAGTGAGCACGGACGGCACGATCCTGATGCCCTTTATCGGCGCGGTCGAGGTCTTGGGCCTAACAACCGACGCCGCCGCGGCCAAGATCCGCAAGATCCTCGCGGACCAGCGGGTGTTGCTGGATCCACGCGTCTCGGTCATCCTCTCGGGCGAGCCCCCCAAAGTCGCGTCGGTGACCGGAGCCGTGCAGAAGCCGGGAGACTATCCCGTCACCACGACATCCACCTTGGAGGACCTTCTGCAGCAGGCGCAACCGACGCCGAACGCCGACCTGGCAGCCGTGCGCCTGACGCTGCCCGACGGCACCGTGCAGGTCGTGGACTACCGAGCCTTTCAGGCGGCAGGTCGCACGGAGGGCAATCCGGTGGTTCCTGCCGGATCGAAGGTATACGTGGCCATCCGGCCGGCCGTACAGGAGGTCACCGTGCTGGGCGCGGTGCTGAAGCCCGGTATCGTAAAGCACACCGAGAGCATGACCCTCGCGGACGCGCTGAAGGCAGCCGGCGGCACGAAGGCGGACGCCGATCTCACGCGCATAAAGGTGCAGAAGGCCGACGGCCGAACTCTGGAGATCAACCTGACCCAGGTAGGTGGTAACGCACCAATAACGCCGGGAGACCAGGTCTTCGTACCTATGCTCGCGGCATCCTCGTACGTGATGGTTCGGGGAGCGGTCGGTAATCCGGGCCTGGTGCCCTACAAGGAGAAGATGACCGTGACCGAGGCGCTGTACGGGGCTGGGAAACCACTGGAATCGGCTCGGCTGGATCGGGTCGAGGTCAAACGGATCGAGAGCGGACGCGAGCAGACGATCAAGGTGAACGTTGCCTCAGTCCTACGCGGCCAGGCGTCGGACGTGGAGCTGAAGGCCGGAGATACGGTCATCGTCCCCTTCCCCCCGAAGGCCATCTCGGTGGGTGAAGCCATCAACTATGCGTGGATTCTGCTAAGTCTGATCCTGATTCTCCGGAAGCTCTAG